Proteins encoded in a region of the Cytobacillus pseudoceanisediminis genome:
- a CDS encoding SDR family oxidoreductase, which produces MLKGQAAIVTGASRGIGKEIAVKLAQQGMKLTLIGRSEEIHQSAEDLKKMGFADVLPIQADISDEAEVKDAVEKTLQKYKQLDLLVNNAGVGFFKQVDETKLDEWKKVFEVNVQGVFLGCKAVLPHMKERKSGTIITISSDVARYTIPNGSAYTATKYAVQGFSGSLAQEVREYGIRVGTINPGMVDTFFAESKQGLEEKRDWLKVEDIANAVVYMASAPKHMLIDEIVLHPFVQNYPIA; this is translated from the coding sequence ATGTTAAAGGGACAAGCGGCAATTGTAACAGGTGCATCAAGAGGGATCGGCAAGGAAATTGCTGTTAAACTGGCCCAGCAGGGCATGAAGCTTACCCTGATTGGAAGGTCAGAGGAAATTCATCAATCTGCTGAAGATCTCAAAAAAATGGGATTTGCAGATGTACTGCCCATTCAGGCGGATATTTCGGATGAAGCCGAAGTAAAAGATGCGGTTGAAAAAACTCTTCAGAAGTACAAACAGCTTGATCTTCTGGTGAATAATGCAGGGGTGGGATTTTTTAAGCAGGTTGATGAAACAAAACTGGACGAGTGGAAAAAGGTCTTTGAAGTAAATGTGCAGGGAGTTTTCCTCGGATGCAAGGCAGTACTGCCGCACATGAAAGAGCGCAAATCCGGTACAATCATTACGATTTCTTCTGACGTAGCCAGATACACCATCCCCAATGGATCAGCTTATACAGCTACGAAATATGCAGTGCAGGGCTTTTCAGGGTCTTTAGCTCAGGAAGTCAGAGAATACGGCATCCGCGTCGGAACCATTAATCCCGGCATGGTAGATACGTTTTTTGCAGAGTCTAAGCAGGGGCTTGAAGAGAAAAGAGATTGGCTGAAGGTTGAAGATATCGCCAATGCTGTTGTTTACATGGCATCTGCGCCGAAGCACATGTTGATAGACGAAATCGTTCTTCATCCATTTGTTCAAAACTATCCAATTGCATAA
- a CDS encoding phospho-sugar mutase, with the protein MEWKTAAERWINHENLDSELLEQLKRLQGNEKLLEEAFYKGLEFGTGGMRGEIGPGTNRMNIYTVRKASAGLAAYIEEKGLEAKNRGVAIAYDSRHMSPEFAMEAAKTLASRGIQTYVFDELRPTPELSFAVRYLHAYAGIVVTASHNPPEYNGYKVYGSDGAQLTPAEADIVIGKVNEIENELLIEVMDEDSLKEKGLITMIGATVDQAYQKQLLTISENPDAANETDVHVVFTPLHGTANKPVREALAALGYEHVHVVKEQELPDPEFSTVKSPNPEEKIAFELAMRDGRETNADILIATDPDADRLGIAAKNKDGEYVLLTGNQTGALLLHYILSQKKEKNTLPDNGIMLKTIVTSEFGRRVASSFGVETIDVLTGFKFIAEKIKEYEETGEYSFLFGYEESYGYLIGDFARDKDAIQASLLAAEMAAFYKKKDMSLYDALLSLFDEYGYFLEGLKSMTLKGIEGAEKIQQTLASFRANPIKDLKGMKVLAIEDYLTGIRTEADGMENVIDLPKSNVIKYFFEDGTWICLRPSGTEPKIKFYFGISASTLASSKEKLESVQSEFMQIVEERMGSSVIQ; encoded by the coding sequence ATGGAATGGAAGACAGCGGCAGAACGATGGATAAACCATGAGAATTTGGACAGTGAATTACTTGAACAGCTGAAACGTCTGCAGGGAAATGAAAAGCTCCTTGAAGAAGCGTTTTATAAGGGACTGGAATTTGGAACGGGCGGCATGCGCGGGGAAATAGGACCGGGAACAAACCGCATGAATATATATACAGTCCGCAAGGCATCTGCGGGACTTGCCGCATACATAGAAGAAAAAGGATTGGAAGCAAAGAACAGAGGGGTGGCAATAGCATATGATTCACGCCACATGTCCCCGGAATTTGCAATGGAAGCAGCTAAAACCCTTGCAAGCAGAGGCATTCAGACTTATGTATTTGACGAACTGCGCCCAACACCTGAACTTTCATTCGCAGTCCGATACCTGCATGCTTATGCAGGAATAGTCGTGACGGCGAGCCATAATCCTCCGGAATACAATGGCTATAAAGTGTATGGATCGGACGGTGCCCAGCTGACTCCTGCTGAAGCTGACATTGTAATCGGCAAAGTAAATGAAATAGAAAACGAACTGCTTATTGAAGTGATGGACGAGGACAGTTTAAAAGAGAAAGGCCTTATCACAATGATTGGGGCTACAGTTGATCAGGCCTATCAGAAGCAGCTCCTTACCATTTCCGAAAACCCTGATGCCGCAAATGAAACGGATGTTCATGTAGTTTTTACACCTCTGCACGGTACAGCGAATAAGCCGGTTAGAGAGGCTCTGGCTGCTTTGGGCTATGAACATGTGCATGTAGTAAAGGAACAGGAGCTGCCGGATCCTGAGTTTTCAACAGTAAAGAGTCCTAATCCAGAAGAAAAGATTGCATTTGAGCTGGCCATGAGAGATGGAAGAGAAACTAATGCAGATATACTAATTGCCACAGACCCAGACGCCGATCGACTTGGCATTGCTGCAAAGAACAAAGATGGCGAGTATGTCCTTTTGACAGGAAATCAGACAGGTGCGCTGCTGCTTCACTACATACTTTCTCAGAAGAAAGAGAAGAATACACTGCCTGACAATGGCATTATGCTAAAAACGATCGTAACATCTGAATTTGGACGCAGGGTTGCCTCATCTTTTGGTGTAGAAACCATCGATGTTTTGACAGGATTTAAGTTTATTGCAGAAAAAATCAAGGAATATGAGGAGACGGGTGAATACAGTTTCCTGTTTGGGTATGAGGAAAGCTATGGCTATCTTATCGGTGACTTTGCAAGGGATAAAGATGCTATCCAGGCATCTTTGCTTGCTGCGGAAATGGCTGCTTTTTATAAAAAGAAGGACATGTCCCTTTATGATGCATTGCTTAGCTTATTTGACGAATATGGCTATTTTCTTGAAGGGTTAAAATCAATGACTCTAAAAGGAATTGAAGGAGCAGAAAAAATCCAGCAGACCCTGGCATCCTTCCGTGCCAATCCGATAAAAGACCTTAAAGGAATGAAGGTCCTGGCTATTGAAGATTACTTAACAGGAATCAGAACGGAAGCAGATGGAATGGAGAATGTAATCGACCTGCCGAAGTCCAATGTTATTAAGTATTTCTTCGAAGATGGGACCTGGATCTGCCTAAGGCCATCAGGCACAGAACCGAAGATTAAATTCTATTTTGGAATCAGCGCCTCTACATTGGCCAGCAGCAAAGAAAAACTGGAATCTGTCCAAAGTGAATTTATGCAAATCGTTGAAGAAAGAATGGGCAGTTCGGTAATACAATAG